GGATTTAAGGTAGCAATGAAAAAAGCAAAATACTATTACAATAAACATTCTCTGCGCTATGAGAAAATTAATGTTCCCGCTTCTAAACGATTGTTTAGAATATTGGGGTTTTTAACCACTTCTTTTGTCTTTGCACTATTGATTTTAATTGTGTCTTCTTATTACTTCGATTCACCCGAAGAAAAGGAATTGAAACGGGAGCTGTCTAAAATGAAGCTGGAATATGAGTTGATGGATAAGCGGTTGGCTCAGATGGACCAGGTTTTGGATGGGCTTCAGGAAAGGGACGACAATATTTACCGGGTGATTTTTGAGGCAGAGCCCATTTCTAAAAATGTAAGAACTGCTGGTTATGGTGGCGTGAACAAATACAGGGATTTGAAAAACTATGAGAATGGAGCATTGATGTCTGATATAGCGAACAAGCTGGATAAAATAGGTAAACAGATATATATTCAATCAAAATCTTATGATGAAGTTGCGGAGCTGATTAAAAACAAAGAGGTAATGCTGGCTTCAATCCCTGCTATTCAACCGGTTTCCAATAAAAACCTTACTCGATTTGCTTCGGGTTATGGCTATAGAATTCATCCTATTTACAAAACAAGAAAAATGCATTTTGGGGCAGATTTTACAGCACCTACAGGTACAGATATTTATTGTACCGGAAATGGTGTGGTGGCGAAAGTATCGAGTAGCAGGAGAGGATTTGGAAACCACGTACTGGTAGATCACGGTTTTGGTTATGAAACGCTTTATGCGCATATGAGTAAGATAGAAGTAAAAAAAGGACAAAAAGTAAACAGGGGAGATGTGCTCGGAAAAGTTGGTAACACAGGAACTTCAACAGCACCACATCTGCACTATGAAGTGCGTAAAAACGGCAGACGTATTGATCCTATTAATTTCTTTTACAATGATCTGAAGCCCGAAGAATACGAACTTATGATTGAAATTGCCGCAGCCAACAATCAATCTTTTGATTAATTATTTTTTCAGTAAATTTCAGTCAAACAAATAACTAAATCCCCTTTTGTGCCTTACAAAGAAAAAGAGATCGAAAAACTGTATTACTCAATAGGAGAGGTGGCTGAAATTTTTGATGTTTCTACTTCACTGATCCGCTATTGGGAAAATGAATTTGATATTCTAAAGCCCAAGAAAAATAAAAAGGGCAACCGGCTTTTTACGCAAAAAGATATGGAAAATCTTCACCTGATTTATCACCTGGTGAAAGTTAGAGGTTTTACCCTTGATGGAGCGCGTAAAAAACTGAAAGAAAATAAAGAAGATACCATTAATCAGTTTCAGGTGATTCAATCCCTTCAAAAAGTCAGAAAATTCTTAGTGGAGATCAAAGAGCAGTTGTAATAGGGAGTATTTATTTAGATAAACTAACTGAAAGTCATTAATAAGAATTTGTGCAGATAACTTGGGTTAAATTTATAAAATGGGGAAAATAGGTTTAGAAAATTGTCAATTTTTTGGTCATCATGGTTATTATGCAAAAGAGAAAGAAAAGGGCAATACCTTTGAAGTGAATGTGGAAGTGGAATATAATTTTTCAGAAGCAGCAGAAAAAGACGACTTGAGGCAGGGGTTAAACTATGAAAAGCTCTATGAAGAAGTAAAGTCGGTGATGCTTGGACCTTCCGTAAATTTACTTGAACACCTGGCTCAGCAAATAATTGAGCATATAAAGAATAAATTCAAGGGAATAAGAGCTGTTAAAGTTAAAGTGGCAAAACTAAGGCCTCCTATAGAAGGTGATATCAAAAGTGTATGGGTGGAAATAGAGGCTTAAGTAAAGGCATTGCTTTTTGAGCAATTTTATCTTAATTTTGCCTACCATTAAAAATGGTCGAGTGGCCGAGTGGCTAGGCAGAGGTCTGCAAAACCTTCTACAGCGGTTCGAATCCGCTCTCGACCTCAAAAGAAAAGCACTGTGTTTTAAAAAGCGCAGTGCTTTTTTGTTTTTCAATCCGGCAAAATATAAATCCGCAGAATTTGAATTTTTATGAATTAAGCTTGATTAGTCTTGTTAAATTCACTCAGTAAAATACATGTTCAAAAATGAAACTGAAGCAGCTTTATAAAACTAGAGTTTTAGAATTCTATCCCCCTGCAGCTATAGCTTCCTGTCTTGAAATTCCTTTCTTTGAATCAGGTGTTAAAGCTGGGTTTCCTTCCCCCGCTGAGGATTTTTCGGAACTATCTATTGACTTAAATGCCGAACTTCTTAAAAACCCTTCTGCTACTTTTTTTAGCAGGGTAAATGGAGATTCCATGAAAGATATAGGAATTGGAGATGGAGATTTATTGGTGATTGACAAAAGTCTGAAGCCTGAGAATGGAAAGATTGCAGTTTGTTTTATTGATGGAGAGTTTACGCTTAAATCTATACGAATAGAAAAAGACTGTTGTTGGTTGATTCCTGCTAATAAGAAATACAAATCTATTAAGGTAGATATCAATAATGATTTTGCCATTTGGGGCATTGTAACACATGTCATAAAATCTTTTTGATGTTTGCTTTAGTCGATTGCAATAATTTTTATGCCTCTTGCGAAAGAGTATTCAAGCCTGATTTGAACGGCAAGCCTGTTGTTGTTCTTTCAAATAATGACGGCTGTGTGATTGCCCGCAGTGATGAAGCCAAGTCCTTAGGCATACCTATGGGAGCTCCTGCATTTAAATACAGAAAGTTCTTTGAAGAAAGGAATATTACAGTTTTCTCATCCAATTATGCGCTTTATGGTGACATGAGTAATAGAGTAATGACAATACTCAGTTCCTATACTCCTGATATTGAAATATACAGTATTGATGAAGCTTTTCTGAAGTTTGAGGGTTTCCATTTTTTTAATATAGAGGAATACGGCAGTAGTATCAGGGAAAAAGTCACAAAATCAACTGGGATACCGATTAGTCTGGGGTTTGCAGAAACCAAATCACTAGCAAAAGCAGCCAACAGAATTGCGAAGAAATTTCCTGATAAAACCAATGGTGTATATGTGATTAATACAGAAAAAAAAAGAATAAAAGCATTAAAATGGCTTAAAGTTGAGGATATTTGGGGCATAGGGCGTAGAAATTCATTGCGTTTAAATAAGCTTGGTGTATTCAATGCTTATGAATTCACTCAACTTTCGGATGAACTGGTAAGGAAGGAATTATCGGTTGTAGGTCTAAGGCTGAAGCGTGACCTGGAAGGAAAACCTACTTTGAGTCTTGAAGAAATAAGCGCGAAAAAAAGTATTGCTACCACAAGAACATTTGAAAGCAATTACACTTCATTGGAACAGCTCAAAGAGCGTGTATCCACATTTGCAGTCACCTGTGCTGAAAAACTACGGAAAGAAGCCTCTTGTTGTAATGCTATGCTTATTTTCTTACACACCAATCAACACAGGTCTGATCTTATTCAATACAAAGGAAATACTTTTATCAGGCTTCCTTTCCCCAGTAATTCGAGTATTGAATTGTCTAAGTTTGCGACAAGGGGTCTGGAAAGAATTTTTAAAAAAGGATTTGAATACAAAAAGGCAGGAATAGTTGTAATGGATATCACACCGGAAAATTCAGTCCAACTCAATCTGTTTGAAAATTCCAATCCAAAACACAAAAAAATACTGGCAGCTATTGATTCCATAAATCGTTCATTGGGACATCAAAAAGTGAAATTGGGCAGTCAGGACATAGACCGAACATGGAAGATGCGACAAGAAAGGCTTTCTCCAAGATATACAACCCGTTTGAGAGATATAATAACTGTTAAAGTGTAATCGGAAAACCTTATTATTTTGTGATCCACATATAGAATTTAGAATCCTCTACCTGCATCATTGCATTCCCACCGGTAGTGTCCAGAATAGTGTGTCTCGAGCTACAAAAAGTTTTCAAT
This portion of the Chitinophagales bacterium genome encodes:
- the umuD gene encoding translesion error-prone DNA polymerase V autoproteolytic subunit, with amino-acid sequence MKLKQLYKTRVLEFYPPAAIASCLEIPFFESGVKAGFPSPAEDFSELSIDLNAELLKNPSATFFSRVNGDSMKDIGIGDGDLLVIDKSLKPENGKIAVCFIDGEFTLKSIRIEKDCCWLIPANKKYKSIKVDINNDFAIWGIVTHVIKSF
- a CDS encoding M23 family metallopeptidase → MKKAKYYYNKHSLRYEKINVPASKRLFRILGFLTTSFVFALLILIVSSYYFDSPEEKELKRELSKMKLEYELMDKRLAQMDQVLDGLQERDDNIYRVIFEAEPISKNVRTAGYGGVNKYRDLKNYENGALMSDIANKLDKIGKQIYIQSKSYDEVAELIKNKEVMLASIPAIQPVSNKNLTRFASGYGYRIHPIYKTRKMHFGADFTAPTGTDIYCTGNGVVAKVSSSRRGFGNHVLVDHGFGYETLYAHMSKIEVKKGQKVNRGDVLGKVGNTGTSTAPHLHYEVRKNGRRIDPINFFYNDLKPEEYELMIEIAAANNQSFD
- the folB gene encoding dihydroneopterin aldolase; translated protein: MGKIGLENCQFFGHHGYYAKEKEKGNTFEVNVEVEYNFSEAAEKDDLRQGLNYEKLYEEVKSVMLGPSVNLLEHLAQQIIEHIKNKFKGIRAVKVKVAKLRPPIEGDIKSVWVEIEA
- a CDS encoding MerR family transcriptional regulator; its protein translation is MPYKEKEIEKLYYSIGEVAEIFDVSTSLIRYWENEFDILKPKKNKKGNRLFTQKDMENLHLIYHLVKVRGFTLDGARKKLKENKEDTINQFQVIQSLQKVRKFLVEIKEQL
- a CDS encoding Y-family DNA polymerase; this translates as MFALVDCNNFYASCERVFKPDLNGKPVVVLSNNDGCVIARSDEAKSLGIPMGAPAFKYRKFFEERNITVFSSNYALYGDMSNRVMTILSSYTPDIEIYSIDEAFLKFEGFHFFNIEEYGSSIREKVTKSTGIPISLGFAETKSLAKAANRIAKKFPDKTNGVYVINTEKKRIKALKWLKVEDIWGIGRRNSLRLNKLGVFNAYEFTQLSDELVRKELSVVGLRLKRDLEGKPTLSLEEISAKKSIATTRTFESNYTSLEQLKERVSTFAVTCAEKLRKEASCCNAMLIFLHTNQHRSDLIQYKGNTFIRLPFPSNSSIELSKFATRGLERIFKKGFEYKKAGIVVMDITPENSVQLNLFENSNPKHKKILAAIDSINRSLGHQKVKLGSQDIDRTWKMRQERLSPRYTTRLRDIITVKV